In Thermococcus sp. CX2, the following are encoded in one genomic region:
- a CDS encoding ArsA family ATPase — protein sequence MREYLIPKGKFRTVFVIGKGGVGKTTTSAALSVALAKRGYKTLIVSLDPAHNLGDVFMVKLNDKPKKLMENLYASELDMEKLIKSYLKHLEKNLKHMYRYLTVINLEKYFEVLSFSPGIEEYATLEAIREILSNGEEWDVIIFDTPPTGLTLRVLALPKISLIWADKLIEIRRKILERRRAVAKIHGEQKFVLEGEEFTLPKEEEEDPVMRELRTYREEVAFVEKVITDPDRTSVVAVMNPEMLPLYETERAYESLKKFKVPFNMIVINKVITLERDIPELKVRLEAQERVLREVEKKFRGVDVVKVPMFAEEPRGMKWLEELGGMVLEG from the coding sequence ATGAGGGAATATCTAATTCCAAAGGGAAAGTTTAGGACGGTGTTCGTCATCGGAAAAGGGGGAGTGGGCAAAACCACGACGAGTGCAGCCCTGTCCGTGGCCCTCGCTAAAAGGGGCTACAAAACGCTCATAGTCTCCCTCGATCCGGCACACAACCTGGGCGACGTCTTCATGGTGAAGCTCAACGACAAACCGAAGAAGCTGATGGAGAACCTCTACGCGAGCGAGCTGGACATGGAGAAGCTCATAAAGTCCTATCTCAAGCACCTGGAGAAGAACCTCAAGCACATGTACCGCTATCTGACCGTCATAAACCTCGAGAAGTATTTTGAGGTGCTCAGCTTTTCCCCGGGCATAGAGGAGTATGCCACGCTCGAAGCTATTAGGGAGATACTCTCTAATGGTGAGGAATGGGACGTCATAATCTTTGACACACCCCCCACAGGTCTAACACTGAGGGTTTTAGCTTTGCCAAAGATTTCCCTCATCTGGGCGGACAAGCTAATAGAGATAAGGAGAAAGATTTTGGAGCGCAGGAGGGCCGTTGCAAAGATACACGGAGAGCAGAAGTTCGTGCTTGAAGGTGAGGAGTTCACCCTGCCCAAGGAGGAGGAAGAGGATCCAGTTATGAGGGAGCTGAGGACTTACCGCGAGGAGGTTGCTTTCGTTGAGAAGGTCATAACCGATCCAGACAGGACGAGCGTAGTTGCAGTTATGAACCCAGAGATGCTACCGCTCTACGAAACAGAGAGGGCCTACGAGAGCCTCAAGAAGTTCAAGGTGCCCTTCAACATGATAGTCATAAACAAGGTCATCACGCTGGAGAGGGATATACCCGAACTTAAGGTCAGACTCGAGGCCCAGGAAAGGGTTCTGAGGGAGGTCGAAAAGAAGTTCAGGGGCGTTGATGTCGTGAAGGTCCCCATGTTCGCGGAGGAGCCGAGGGGGATGAAGTGGCTCGAAGAGCTTGGAGGAATGGTGCTTGAGGGCTGA